A region from the Lolium perenne isolate Kyuss_39 chromosome 4, Kyuss_2.0, whole genome shotgun sequence genome encodes:
- the LOC127293573 gene encoding alpha-amylase/trypsin inhibitor: MASSMLPVVLVVLLVVAAAEAATFTVTNKCQYTVWAAAVPAGGGRRLDPGQAWSINVPAGTTAGRIWARTGCSFDGAGNGRCQTGDCGGKLQCTQYGQAPNTLAEFGLNQFQNLDFFDISLIDGFNVPMIFVPAGSGAGCPKGGPRCPGNITPQCPSELRAAGGCNNACTVFREDRYCCTGSAANNCGPTDYSRFFKGQCSDAYSYPKDDASSTYTCPGGTNYQVIFCP; this comes from the coding sequence ATGGCCTCTTCCATGTTGCCTGTGGTTCTCGTAGTGCTGttggtcgtcgccgccgccgaggcCGCGACGTTCACCGTGACCAACAAGTGCCAGTACACGGTGTGGGCTGCGGCCGTGCCGGCCGGCGGCGGCAGGAGGCTGGACCCGGGGCAGGCGTGGAGCATCAACGTGCCGGCGGGCACGACGGCCGGGCGCATCTGGGCGCGCACGGGGTGCAGCTTCGACGGCGCCGGCAACGGGCGGTGCCAGACGGGGGACTGCGGCGGGAAGCTGCAGTGCACGCAGTACGGGCAGGCGCCCAACACGCTGGCGGAGTTCGGGCTGAACCAGTTCCAGAACCTCGACTTCTTCGACATCTCCCTCATCGACGGCTTCAACGTGCCCATGATCTTCGTGCCGGCGGGCAGCGGCGCCGGGTGCCCCAAGGGCGGGCCCCGGTGCCCCGGGAACATCACGCCGCAGTGCCCCAGCGAGCTGCGGGCGGCGGGAGGGTGCAACAACGCGTGCACGGTGTTCAGGGAGGACAGGTACTGCTGCACCGGGTCGGCGGCCAACAACTGCGGGCCGACGGACTACTCCAGGTTCTTCAAGGGGCAGTGCTCCGACGCATACAGCTACCCCAAGGACGACGCCAGCAGCACCTACACTTGCCCCGGCGGCACTAACTACCAGGTCATCTTCTGCCCATGA